A window of Staphylococcus sp. 17KM0847 contains these coding sequences:
- the prfB gene encoding peptide chain release factor 2 (programmed frameshift) yields MELSEIKRNIDVYHSKLEQLRGSLDLENKETNIQEFEEMMAEPTFWDDQQRAQEIIDQNNALKVVVTTYYEIESEIEDMTATHELLQEECDEEVKADLEETVVSYQAKLDRFELQLLLNGEHDANNAILELHPGAGGTESQDWTEMLLRMYQRFCEQQGFKVEVVDYQAGDEAGVKSVTLIIKGHNAYGYLKAEKGVHRLVRISPFDSSGRRHTSFASCDVIPEFNNEKIEIEVNPDDITVDTFRASGAGGQHINKTESAIRITHHPTGIVVNNQNERSQIKNREAAMKMLKAKLYQLEIEQKERELAEIRGEQKEIGWGSQIRSYVFHPYSMVKDHRTQTETGNVNAVMDGDIGMFIDAYLRSQMNR; encoded by the exons ATGGAACTGTCTGAAATTAAGCGTAATATTGATGTATATCATTCAAAATTAGAACAACTTAGGGGGTCTCTT GACTTAGAAAACAAGGAGACGAATATTCAAGAATTTGAAGAAATGATGGCTGAACCGACCTTTTGGGATGATCAGCAACGTGCACAAGAAATTATCGACCAAAATAATGCACTTAAAGTTGTAGTGACAACATATTATGAGATTGAATCAGAAATTGAAGATATGACTGCCACACACGAACTATTACAAGAAGAGTGCGATGAAGAAGTCAAGGCTGACTTGGAGGAGACAGTCGTTAGTTATCAAGCTAAGTTGGATCGTTTTGAGTTACAATTACTGCTTAATGGTGAACATGATGCGAATAATGCGATTTTGGAGCTCCATCCGGGGGCAGGTGGAACAGAATCACAAGATTGGACAGAGATGTTGTTGCGCATGTACCAGCGTTTTTGTGAGCAACAGGGATTTAAGGTAGAAGTTGTAGATTATCAGGCAGGCGATGAAGCAGGTGTTAAAAGTGTTACGCTCATTATCAAAGGCCATAATGCATATGGATACCTAAAAGCAGAAAAAGGTGTACATCGTCTTGTGCGCATCTCACCATTTGATTCGTCTGGTCGACGTCACACTTCTTTTGCATCATGTGATGTTATTCCAGAGTTTAATAACGAAAAAATTGAAATTGAAGTTAACCCAGATGATATTACAGTAGATACATTCCGTGCATCAGGTGCAGGTGGACAGCATATTAATAAAACAGAGTCTGCCATTCGTATTACGCACCATCCGACTGGCATTGTTGTAAACAACCAAAATGAACGTTCACAAATCAAAAACCGCGAAGCAGCAATGAAAATGTTGAAAGCTAAATTGTACCAGCTTGAAATTGAGCAAAAAGAACGAGAACTTGCTGAAATTCGTGGCGAACAAAAAGAGATTGGTTGGGGCAGTCAAATTCGCTCATATGTATTTCACCCATATTCTATGGTAAAAGATCATCGTACCCAAACTGAAACAGGTAACGTTAATGCAGTAATGGACGGCGATATAGGCATGTTTATTGATGCTTATTTAAGAAGCCAAATGAATCGTTAA
- the uvrB gene encoding excinuclease ABC subunit UvrB has product MEHHDFKVRSKFQPQGDQPKAIDELAKGIREGKRHQTLLGATGTGKTFTMSNVIKEVGKPTLIIAHNKTLAGQLYSEFKSFFPENRVEYFVSYYDYYQPEAYVPSTDTFIEKDASINDEIDQLRHSATSALFERDDVIIIASVSCIYGLGNPEEYKDLVVSIRTGMEMDRSELLRKLVDVQYTRNDIDFQRGTFRVRGDVVEIFPASRDEMCIRVEFFGDEIDRVSEINYLTGEILREREHFALFPASHFVTREEKMKVAIERIEQELATQLEKLRSENKLLEAQRLEQRTNYDLEMMREMGFCSGIENYSVHLTLRPLGSTPYTLLDYFGDDWLIMIDESHVTLPQIRGMYNGDQARKNVLVEHGFRLPSALDNRPLKFEEFEDKAHQLVYVSATPGPYELEHTDDMVEQIIRPTGLLDPKIEVRPTKNQIDDLLSEIQERVEKNERVLITTLTKKMSEDLTTYLKEAGVKVNYLHSEIKTLERIEIIRDLRMGTFDVLIGINLLREGIDIPEVSLVVILDADKEGFLRSERSLIQTIGRAARNDKGEVIMYADKITDSMRVAIDETERRREIQEAYNEAHGITPQTIHKQIHDVISATVETDETNEAKRKEVPNKMTKKERQKTIQNIEKQMKEAAKALDFEKATELRDLLFELKSEG; this is encoded by the coding sequence ATGGAGCATCATGATTTTAAAGTGAGATCAAAATTTCAACCACAAGGGGATCAACCTAAAGCCATTGATGAGTTAGCAAAAGGTATTCGTGAAGGGAAGCGTCACCAAACATTACTTGGTGCAACAGGTACGGGGAAAACATTTACAATGAGTAATGTCATTAAAGAAGTAGGTAAGCCTACATTAATTATCGCGCATAATAAAACACTTGCGGGTCAGTTATATAGTGAATTTAAGTCTTTTTTTCCTGAGAATAGAGTAGAATATTTTGTAAGTTATTACGATTATTATCAACCTGAGGCATATGTACCCTCAACGGATACATTTATTGAAAAAGATGCATCAATTAATGACGAGATTGATCAATTGCGTCATTCAGCAACAAGTGCATTATTTGAACGTGATGATGTTATTATTATTGCGAGTGTGAGCTGTATCTATGGTTTGGGTAATCCAGAAGAATATAAAGATTTAGTCGTAAGTATTCGTACAGGGATGGAAATGGACCGTAGTGAGCTTTTGCGTAAACTTGTAGATGTTCAATATACACGTAATGATATAGACTTTCAACGTGGTACGTTTCGAGTGCGCGGTGATGTCGTTGAGATTTTTCCAGCCTCACGAGATGAGATGTGTATACGTGTTGAGTTTTTCGGTGATGAGATAGATCGTGTGAGTGAGATTAATTACTTAACAGGTGAAATTTTACGTGAGCGAGAGCATTTCGCGTTATTCCCAGCTTCTCACTTCGTCACACGAGAAGAAAAAATGAAAGTCGCAATCGAACGCATTGAACAAGAGTTGGCTACCCAACTTGAGAAGCTGCGTAGTGAAAATAAATTATTAGAAGCTCAAAGGTTAGAGCAGCGTACAAACTATGACCTTGAAATGATGCGAGAGATGGGATTTTGTTCAGGGATTGAAAATTATTCCGTACACCTTACTTTACGTCCATTAGGTTCGACACCCTATACGTTGCTAGATTATTTTGGTGATGATTGGTTGATTATGATTGATGAGTCTCATGTGACACTTCCTCAGATTCGGGGGATGTACAATGGAGACCAAGCACGTAAAAATGTGTTAGTAGAACATGGTTTTCGTTTGCCAAGTGCATTGGATAATAGACCATTAAAATTTGAAGAATTTGAAGATAAAGCACATCAACTTGTTTATGTATCTGCAACACCTGGACCGTATGAATTAGAACATACGGATGATATGGTTGAACAAATCATTCGTCCGACAGGTTTATTAGATCCTAAAATTGAGGTGCGCCCTACCAAAAATCAAATTGATGATTTGTTAAGTGAAATTCAAGAGCGTGTTGAAAAAAATGAACGTGTTCTTATTACAACATTAACTAAAAAAATGAGTGAAGATTTAACGACATACCTGAAAGAAGCCGGGGTTAAAGTGAATTACTTACACTCTGAAATAAAAACATTAGAACGTATTGAAATTATTAGAGATTTGCGTATGGGGACTTTTGATGTGTTGATTGGTATTAATTTGCTACGGGAAGGGATAGATATTCCTGAAGTCTCTCTCGTTGTAATTCTTGATGCCGATAAGGAAGGCTTTTTACGTTCGGAACGTTCATTGATTCAAACTATCGGCCGCGCAGCACGTAATGATAAGGGTGAGGTCATTATGTATGCAGATAAGATAACAGATTCAATGCGTGTTGCAATAGATGAAACAGAGAGACGCCGCGAAATCCAAGAGGCATATAATGAAGCGCATGGCATTACACCACAAACCATTCATAAGCAAATTCATGATGTGATTAGTGCTACGGTTGAAACAGATGAAACAAATGAGGCAAAACGTAAAGAAGTGCCGAATAAAATGACGAAAAAAGAACGTCAAAAAACAATTCAAAATATTGAAAAGCAAATGAAAGAAGCAGCTAAAGCACTTGATTTTGAAAAAGCGACAGAGCTTAGAGATTTATTATTTGAATTAAAATCAGAAGGGTGA
- the uvrA gene encoding excinuclease ABC subunit UvrA — protein sequence MKGPSIVVKGARAHNLKNIDIALPKHKFIVMTGLSGSGKSSLAFDTIYAEGQRRYVESLSAYARQFLGQMDKPDVDTIEGLSPAISIDQKTTSKNPRSTVATVTEIYDYIRLLYARIGKPICPEHGIEIESQTVQQMTDRIMALEERTKVQLLAPIVNHRKGSHEKILADVSKKGYVRVRVNSEIMDITEVPALDKNKNHTIEVVVDRLVVKPGIETRLADSIETVLELAEGRLVVDVIDGEPLEFSEKHACPICGFSIGDLEPRMFSFNSPFGACPTCDGLGQKLTVDIDLVVPDKSKTLNEGAILPWEPKSSDFYPTLLKRVCEVYKINMDKPFRQLTERQQRIILHGSGDKEITFTFNSRSGEQRKRTMVFEGVVPNIERRFNESPSEYVREMMRKYMAEQPCETCKGQRLSKEALSVYVAGKNIGEVVSQSIHEALTYYEEISLSEQDAQIAHLILKEITARLSFLNNVGLDYLTLDRASGTLSGGEAQRIRLATQIGSRLSGVLYVLDEPSIGLHQRDNDRLIQTLKEMRDLGNTLIVVEHDEDTMYEADYLVDIGPGAGEHGGEVVASGTPKQVMKNKKSLTGQYLSGKKYIPVPEHRRDITARKISIKGARSNNLKNINVDFPLSVMNVVTGVSGSGKSSLVNEVLFKSLAKVINKSKVKPGDHDEVKGIEEIDKIIDIDQSPIGRTPRSNPATYTGVFDDIRDVFASTNEAKVRGYQKGRFSFNVKGGRCEACKGDGIIKIEMHFLPDVYVPCEVCEGKRYNRETLEVTYKGKSIADVLAMTVEDATQFFGNIPKIKRKLQTLVDVGLGYITLGQPATTLSGGEAQRVKLASELHKRSTGRSIYILDEPTTGLHVDDIQRLLKVLNKLVENGDTVVIIEHNLDVIKTADYLIDLGPEGGDGGGTIVATGTPEEIAKNKASYTGQYLQRILARDQARMER from the coding sequence ATGAAGGGACCATCAATTGTAGTGAAAGGGGCACGTGCCCACAATTTAAAAAATATAGATATCGCACTACCTAAACATAAATTTATTGTGATGACAGGGCTATCTGGTTCAGGGAAATCTTCACTTGCTTTTGATACGATTTATGCTGAAGGACAACGACGATATGTAGAGTCATTGAGTGCTTATGCACGTCAATTTTTAGGGCAAATGGATAAGCCAGATGTTGATACGATTGAAGGATTATCACCTGCTATTTCTATTGATCAAAAGACAACAAGTAAAAATCCACGTTCAACAGTGGCGACTGTAACAGAAATTTATGACTATATTCGTTTATTGTATGCGAGAATTGGCAAACCGATTTGCCCAGAACATGGAATAGAAATTGAATCACAAACCGTACAGCAGATGACAGATCGCATTATGGCGTTAGAAGAACGTACAAAAGTACAGTTATTAGCACCAATTGTTAACCATCGTAAAGGGAGTCATGAAAAGATTTTAGCAGATGTGAGTAAAAAGGGTTATGTGCGTGTACGTGTTAATAGTGAAATTATGGATATTACAGAAGTACCAGCACTGGATAAAAATAAAAATCACACCATTGAAGTTGTGGTGGATCGCCTTGTTGTTAAGCCAGGTATTGAAACACGATTGGCAGATTCTATTGAAACCGTTTTAGAACTTGCAGAAGGACGTCTTGTTGTAGATGTTATCGATGGAGAACCATTGGAGTTTTCGGAAAAGCATGCTTGTCCGATTTGTGGTTTTTCTATCGGTGACTTAGAGCCTCGAATGTTTAGTTTTAATAGTCCGTTCGGTGCTTGTCCAACATGTGACGGCTTAGGTCAAAAGTTAACAGTAGATATTGATCTTGTCGTGCCAGATAAAAGCAAAACCCTTAATGAAGGGGCCATTTTACCATGGGAACCGAAAAGTTCAGATTTCTATCCGACTTTATTAAAACGTGTATGTGAAGTCTATAAGATTAATATGGATAAACCGTTCCGCCAATTAACTGAGCGCCAACAACGTATTATTTTACATGGTTCAGGTGATAAAGAAATCACATTTACGTTTAATTCTAGATCTGGAGAACAGCGTAAGCGTACAATGGTATTTGAAGGTGTTGTGCCTAATATCGAGCGTCGTTTTAATGAATCACCTTCTGAATATGTGAGAGAAATGATGCGAAAATATATGGCCGAACAGCCTTGTGAAACGTGTAAAGGTCAACGTTTGAGTAAAGAAGCACTTTCAGTCTATGTAGCTGGTAAAAATATTGGTGAAGTGGTATCACAGTCTATTCACGAAGCTTTAACTTATTACGAAGAGATTTCATTGTCTGAACAAGACGCTCAAATTGCACATTTAATCTTAAAGGAAATTACAGCACGTTTGTCGTTTCTTAATAATGTCGGTTTAGATTATTTAACTTTGGATCGTGCATCGGGGACGTTATCTGGTGGAGAGGCACAACGTATTCGATTAGCAACACAGATTGGATCGCGTTTATCAGGTGTACTATATGTGTTAGATGAACCTTCTATTGGGTTACATCAGCGAGATAATGATCGCTTGATTCAAACCTTAAAAGAAATGCGAGATTTAGGTAATACATTAATTGTTGTTGAACATGATGAAGATACGATGTATGAGGCAGATTATCTTGTTGATATTGGTCCCGGTGCAGGTGAACATGGTGGTGAAGTTGTTGCGAGCGGCACGCCTAAGCAAGTCATGAAAAATAAAAAGTCGTTAACCGGACAGTATCTAAGTGGTAAAAAATACATTCCAGTTCCAGAACATCGACGTGATATAACAGCACGCAAAATTTCTATTAAAGGTGCACGTAGCAATAATTTAAAGAATATTAACGTTGATTTCCCATTGTCAGTGATGAATGTCGTTACAGGTGTTTCGGGATCCGGTAAAAGTTCACTTGTCAATGAAGTGTTGTTTAAATCTTTAGCTAAAGTGATTAATAAATCCAAAGTAAAGCCGGGTGACCATGATGAAGTGAAAGGTATCGAAGAAATTGATAAAATTATAGACATTGATCAATCACCTATCGGTCGAACACCACGATCTAACCCTGCAACATATACAGGTGTATTTGATGATATTCGAGATGTTTTTGCCTCAACCAATGAAGCTAAGGTACGTGGTTATCAGAAGGGGCGCTTTAGCTTCAATGTAAAAGGGGGGCGCTGTGAAGCATGTAAAGGTGACGGTATTATCAAAATTGAAATGCATTTTTTACCGGATGTCTACGTACCATGTGAAGTATGTGAAGGAAAACGCTATAATAGAGAGACGTTAGAAGTAACGTATAAAGGTAAAAGTATCGCTGACGTATTAGCGATGACTGTTGAAGACGCCACACAATTTTTTGGAAATATTCCTAAAATCAAACGTAAATTACAAACATTAGTAGACGTTGGATTGGGGTATATTACATTAGGACAACCGGCAACGACATTATCTGGGGGAGAAGCCCAACGTGTCAAACTTGCGTCAGAACTACATAAACGTTCTACAGGTCGTTCTATATACATTTTAGATGAGCCGACAACAGGATTACATGTTGATGATATTCAACGTTTACTTAAAGTTTTAAATAAACTTGTTGAAAATGGTGATACAGTTGTGATTATTGAACATAATTTAGATGTGATTAAGACAGCAGATTATTTAATTGATTTAGGTCCTGAAGGCGGCGACGGTGGCGGAACTATTGTTGCTACCGGGACACCTGAAGAAATCGCAAAAAATAAAGCATCTTATACAGGTCAATATTTGCAACGTATTTTAGCCAGAGATCAAGCGCGAATGGAGAGATAG
- the hpf gene encoding ribosome hibernation-promoting factor, HPF/YfiA family yields the protein MINFEIHGDNLTITDAMRNYIEEKIGKLERYFTNVPNATAHVKVKTYQNSSTKIEVTIPLKNVTLRAEERHDDLYAGIDLINNKLERQVRKYKTRVNRKNRDRGIEEDVFVDAEATQPDLENDTTEPDIEIIRSKTFNLKPMDPEEAVLQMNLLGHDFFVFNDRETDGTSIVYRRKNGKYGLIETE from the coding sequence ATGATTAACTTTGAAATTCACGGAGACAACCTCACAATCACAGATGCTATGAGAAATTATATCGAGGAGAAAATCGGTAAACTTGAACGTTATTTCACAAACGTGCCAAATGCAACAGCACATGTGAAAGTAAAAACGTATCAAAATTCTAGCACTAAAATAGAAGTGACAATTCCACTTAAAAATGTGACACTTCGTGCAGAAGAACGTCACGATGACCTGTATGCAGGTATTGATTTAATCAACAATAAATTAGAGCGTCAAGTACGTAAATATAAAACACGTGTTAACCGTAAAAATCGTGATCGTGGTATTGAAGAAGATGTTTTTGTAGATGCTGAAGCAACACAACCAGATTTAGAAAATGATACAACAGAACCGGATATTGAAATTATCCGCTCTAAAACATTTAATTTAAAACCAATGGATCCTGAAGAAGCAGTGTTACAGATGAATCTTTTAGGACATGACTTCTTCGTATTCAACGATCGTGAAACAGATGGTACAAGTATTGTATACCGTCGTAAAAATGGTAAATATGGTTTGATTGAAACAGAATAA
- a CDS encoding CHAP domain-containing protein, whose protein sequence is MMSQQHYTLLEDTSLSDLAHQFATTPQTIKELNHLEPEQYRLKTRQTINVPTHHVLIKPPHLDLPHFLKQHHLSYERIKAFNPHFLYETSPQWIALTEKGMAHLPLMSLTAKSLYSPYNHRLSQPEIAVSSRQLDFKEAANRSNGFYSNGYRQGQCTAYAFERRITLGRAIPLHWGDAKYWAKHARREGFVVSHIPKVGAILVSEAGQYGHVAIVEACLKKGVYISEMNWKGEGVISTRFIGNIDDYQYIY, encoded by the coding sequence ATGATGTCACAACAACACTATACATTGTTAGAAGACACATCACTCTCTGATCTTGCACATCAATTTGCCACGACACCTCAAACGATCAAGGAACTGAATCATCTTGAACCTGAGCAATATCGCTTAAAAACAAGACAAACTATTAATGTCCCTACGCATCACGTTTTAATAAAGCCACCTCATCTTGACCTACCTCATTTTCTTAAGCAACATCATCTTTCTTATGAGCGTATTAAAGCATTTAACCCACACTTCTTGTATGAAACTTCACCACAATGGATAGCTTTAACTGAAAAAGGAATGGCACATTTACCATTGATGTCACTTACAGCAAAATCGCTATACTCACCCTATAATCATAGGTTATCACAGCCAGAGATTGCGGTGTCATCTAGGCAATTGGACTTTAAAGAAGCGGCTAATCGATCAAATGGTTTTTACAGTAACGGTTATCGTCAAGGACAGTGTACAGCATATGCATTTGAACGTCGTATTACATTAGGAAGAGCGATTCCATTGCATTGGGGAGATGCTAAATATTGGGCGAAGCATGCACGACGGGAAGGCTTTGTCGTATCTCATATACCTAAAGTTGGTGCGATATTGGTATCTGAAGCCGGTCAATATGGACACGTTGCAATCGTAGAAGCATGTTTGAAAAAAGGAGTTTATATATCAGAAATGAATTGGAAGGGTGAGGGTGTTATAAGCACAAGATTCATTGGAAATATAGATGACTATCAATATATTTACTGA
- the secA gene encoding preprotein translocase subunit SecA, with product MGILSKLIDGNKREVKRLSKIADKVIALEDDMSILTDDEIKQKTQAFQEELQQIDDIKKQNNKLDEILPEAFALVREAAKRVFNMSPYKVQVMGGIAIHNGDIAEMRTGEGKTLTATMPTYLNALTGRGVHVITVNEYLSSVQSEEMAELYNFLGLSVGLNVNSLSTPQKREAYARDITYSTNNELGFDYLRDNMVNYKEDRVMRPLNFAIIDEVDSILIDEARTPLIISGEAEKSTSLYTQANVFAKMLKGEEDYNYDVQTRNIQLTEQGIDKAERMFKIDNLYDVKNVDIIHHINLALRANYTMQRDVDYMVAGGEILIVDQFTGRTMPGRRFSEGLHQAIEAKEGVQIQNESKTMASITFQNYFRMYRKLSGMTGTAKTEEEEFRNIYNMTVTQIPTNRPVQRMDRSDLIYVSQKGKFDAVVEEVIEKHRKGQPVLLGTVAVETSEYISNLLKKRGIRHSVLNAKNHEKEAEIVSGAGQKGAVTIATNMAGRGTDIKLGEGVEELGGLAVIGTERHESRRIDDQLRGRSGRQGDKGDSRFYLSLQDDLMVRFGSERMQSMMNRLGMDDSTPIESKMVSRAVESAQKRVEGNNFDARKRILEYDEVLRKQREIMYEERNKIIDEAESSELVVQMIKSALDRTIAYYINEDDDNIDYEPLIHYVEDVFLHEGELTESEVNGKDKEDIFDIIWKKVDKAYTHQKEQLGERMPEFERMILLRSIDNRWTSHIDTMDQLRQGIHLRSYGQQNPLRDYQNEGHQLFDDMMQSIEEDVSKYILKSIVTVDDDVQREKTKELEGKHVSANDGKEKAKPKPFVKEQEVGRNDPCPCGSGKKYKNCHGH from the coding sequence ATGGGTATTTTATCTAAACTGATTGACGGAAACAAAAGGGAAGTCAAACGTTTAAGTAAAATTGCTGATAAAGTCATTGCATTAGAAGATGACATGTCAATTTTAACAGACGATGAAATTAAACAAAAAACACAAGCATTTCAAGAAGAATTACAACAAATAGATGATATAAAAAAACAAAATAATAAGTTAGATGAGATTTTACCAGAAGCTTTTGCGCTTGTGCGTGAGGCAGCTAAGCGTGTATTTAATATGAGTCCATATAAAGTACAAGTTATGGGTGGTATTGCAATTCATAATGGTGATATTGCAGAGATGAGAACAGGTGAAGGTAAAACATTAACTGCAACGATGCCGACCTACTTAAATGCACTTACTGGTCGAGGGGTACATGTTATTACGGTAAATGAATATTTATCATCTGTACAAAGTGAAGAGATGGCAGAGCTGTATAACTTTTTAGGCTTATCAGTAGGACTTAACGTCAATAGCCTGTCGACACCTCAAAAGCGTGAAGCGTATGCACGAGATATTACCTACAGTACGAATAATGAGTTAGGCTTTGATTACTTACGAGATAATATGGTCAATTATAAAGAAGATCGTGTGATGCGCCCATTAAACTTTGCTATTATTGATGAGGTCGACTCGATTTTAATTGATGAGGCACGTACGCCATTAATTATTTCTGGAGAAGCAGAGAAGTCAACATCACTGTATACACAAGCAAATGTATTTGCAAAGATGTTAAAGGGTGAAGAAGACTATAATTATGATGTACAAACGAGAAACATTCAGTTAACAGAGCAAGGTATCGATAAAGCAGAGCGTATGTTTAAAATTGATAACTTGTATGATGTGAAAAATGTAGACATCATCCATCATATCAACCTTGCTTTACGTGCTAACTATACGATGCAGCGTGATGTTGATTATATGGTTGCAGGTGGCGAAATATTGATTGTTGACCAGTTTACAGGTCGTACTATGCCGGGACGTCGTTTTTCTGAAGGTTTACATCAAGCGATCGAAGCGAAGGAAGGCGTTCAAATCCAAAACGAATCTAAGACGATGGCTTCTATTACTTTTCAAAACTATTTCAGAATGTATCGAAAATTATCCGGTATGACAGGTACTGCTAAAACAGAAGAAGAAGAATTCCGTAATATTTATAATATGACAGTGACACAAATCCCAACAAATCGACCTGTACAGCGTATGGATCGAAGTGATTTAATTTATGTGAGTCAAAAAGGTAAATTTGACGCTGTTGTGGAAGAAGTTATCGAAAAGCATCGCAAAGGTCAGCCCGTCTTACTTGGTACAGTAGCAGTTGAAACATCAGAATATATTTCTAACTTATTGAAAAAGCGCGGTATTCGCCATAGTGTCTTAAACGCGAAAAATCACGAAAAAGAAGCTGAAATTGTTTCAGGCGCTGGTCAAAAAGGTGCTGTAACGATTGCGACAAACATGGCAGGTCGTGGTACAGATATCAAGTTAGGTGAAGGTGTGGAAGAATTAGGTGGCCTAGCCGTTATTGGTACAGAGCGACATGAATCTCGTCGTATCGATGACCAACTACGTGGACGTTCAGGTCGTCAAGGTGATAAAGGAGATAGTCGTTTTTATCTTTCTTTACAAGATGATTTGATGGTAAGATTTGGTTCAGAACGTATGCAATCAATGATGAATAGATTGGGGATGGACGACTCAACGCCAATCGAATCTAAAATGGTGTCTCGTGCAGTTGAATCTGCTCAAAAACGTGTTGAGGGTAATAACTTTGATGCGCGTAAACGAATTCTTGAATATGATGAAGTGTTACGAAAACAACGTGAAATTATGTATGAAGAACGCAATAAAATCATTGATGAGGCAGAAAGTTCAGAGCTTGTCGTTCAAATGATCAAATCTGCATTGGATCGTACCATTGCATATTATATCAATGAAGACGATGACAATATTGATTATGAACCACTCATTCACTATGTTGAAGATGTATTTTTACATGAAGGTGAATTGACAGAATCAGAAGTGAATGGCAAAGATAAAGAAGATATTTTCGATATCATTTGGAAAAAAGTGGATAAAGCTTATACACATCAAAAAGAGCAACTCGGTGAACGCATGCCAGAGTTTGAACGTATGATTCTTTTGCGCTCTATTGATAATCGTTGGACTTCCCATATCGATACAATGGATCAGCTGCGACAAGGTATTCATTTACGTTCATACGGTCAACAAAACCCACTACGTGATTATCAAAATGAAGGGCATCAGTTGTTTGACGATATGATGCAAAGTATTGAAGAAGACGTTAGTAAATATATTTTAAAATCTATTGTAACAGTAGATGATGATGTTCAGCGTGAAAAGACGAAAGAATTAGAGGGTAAACACGTATCAGCTAATGATGGCAAAGAAAAAGCAAAGCCTAAACCATTTGTTAAAGAACAAGAAGTAGGACGCAATGATCCTTGCCCATGTGGTAGTGGAAAAAAATATAAAAACTGTCACGGTCACTAA
- a CDS encoding YfbR-like 5'-deoxynucleotidase, with product MGVHQYFKRLSDLEKLIRLPGKFKYFEHNVAAHSFKVTKIAQYLGTVEEFHGKEVDWKSLYEKALNHDFAEIFTGDIKTPVKYASSELKKLFAQVEEEMVDTFINEEFPERYRTIYRQRLQEGKDDSLEGQILSVADKIDLLYETFGEIQKRNPEPLFFEIYEMSLETIMQFDHLYSVQDFIDNIIPEMLTENFIPRSELREKTMQLLNKRKQ from the coding sequence ATGGGTGTCCATCAATATTTTAAAAGATTATCAGACTTAGAAAAGCTCATACGTTTGCCGGGGAAATTTAAATATTTTGAACATAATGTAGCAGCACACTCCTTCAAGGTAACAAAAATTGCGCAGTATCTCGGTACAGTTGAAGAATTTCATGGGAAAGAGGTAGATTGGAAAAGTCTATATGAAAAGGCATTGAACCATGATTTTGCTGAAATTTTTACAGGTGATATTAAAACACCGGTGAAATATGCGAGCAGTGAGTTGAAGAAATTATTTGCACAAGTAGAAGAAGAAATGGTGGATACATTTATCAATGAGGAATTTCCAGAGCGTTATCGCACGATTTATCGCCAACGCTTGCAAGAGGGAAAGGATGATTCATTGGAAGGGCAAATTTTATCAGTTGCAGACAAAATTGATTTATTGTATGAGACATTTGGTGAAATTCAAAAACGTAATCCTGAACCACTCTTTTTTGAAATTTACGAAATGAGTTTAGAAACAATTATGCAATTTGATCACTTATATTCAGTACAGGACTTTATAGATAATATCATTCCAGAAATGCTCACTGAGAACTTTATTCCGCGTAGCGAGTTACGTGAAAAAACAATGCAATTATTAAATAAAAGAAAGCAGTGA
- a CDS encoding DUF2198 family protein, protein MIWYALAAFFPCILVVIFSAITRNKWIGTLITLIIIGTSVYKGFFHNEWIIFIDVVSILAGYIIVDTLHTHYYDEPKER, encoded by the coding sequence GTGATATGGTATGCATTAGCCGCTTTTTTTCCATGTATACTCGTTGTAATATTCAGTGCAATTACACGCAATAAATGGATAGGCACACTGATTACATTAATAATCATTGGTACTTCAGTGTATAAAGGTTTTTTTCACAACGAATGGATTATTTTTATTGATGTTGTTTCAATATTAGCGGGATATATTATTGTAGATACACTTCATACACACTATTATGACGAACCTAAAGAACGTTGA